The sequence ATTTTAATATACTAttgttaaaatgcattatatcatataattaaatttatattttatttattattttaaatataattttatttgtattattattacttactATATTACTGTAGCACATTACAACTGtactttaaaatgaaattaaattatattaataatttaattttacactACATATTACAGTATTAATATTTACATCTTAAAGAATTCACTTTTAACACCAGAGGCCTGTAATATTGTAAATCATCAGAATTCTGGTGAAAACTGCGCAGAAAATGGTGAAAAGTGTTGATTCCATGTTGCATACTCATTATAATACACAGTAGGACTTTCGACCAATGAGATTGCGCAGTGGGCGGAGCTTCCTTTAAATGTGTTGACTTGTGTGTCTGCAGATCTTCTATAAGGCCGTGAGCTCCTTCGACCCCGAGTTCAACCTGTCCAATCAGAGCGGGAAGGTGCTGAAGTTCAGTAACGAGACGTCGCACGTCTTCACGGGTCTGTATCCCGGATCCACGTACTCCTTCACCATCAGAGCCAGCACGGTTAAAGGATACGGGCCGCCCGCCATCACGCAGTTCACCACCAAGATCTCACGTAAGAGCCGCACTAGTTaggtttgtctgtttgtttgtgtgtctGCTGTACTCATATGTCTCCTGTCCATCATAACAGCGCCGCGTATGCCGGGATACGAGCAGGAGACGCCGCTCAATCAGACGGACAGCACTGTGACCGTTCTGCTCAAACCGGCCCAGAGCAGAGGAGCACCTGTCAGGTGCGTCACATTCACACACACCTGCACTATATAGTGTGCCACATCCCATCACTGCACCCTTCATTCACACACTTGCATTAGCATTATTATGACACAAGCTGGTGTAGAAACAGaacttaaaaaaaggaaaaataatgttaataatgtatgttttatataatatattatataataatataatatattattttataatatattattttattaatgttaataaaataaatgttctgtAAATTAAGTATagagtaaatataaataaatgtaaatataaatataaagtataTTAAGTATAGATGTATTGCaatagtatttttatattttcactttttttttcaaaggtttagttatttagttatttaggTAATCAAAGGTTTAGTTATTTTGTTGAGTCTTTGTCATTTTTTTACATcctgtctttttttgttttaggttaaatttgtagtttatttaattttagttttgtacttcaactaataaaaaatatttatttttagataatgtttattttatatgaattattattataattattattattattttatatatatatatatatatatatatatatatatgtatatatatttttttttttacaaatgtagggttagttaataataataactctGGTATTAGTcagtaatatatttaattaacaataacaacaatgcTTGTTATTGTtgatgataattataataataattatattttattttattttattgttattcttttttttatttacaaagttAGAGTTTGTTAATAACAATAACCCTGGTTATATAACAACAGTaatagattttattcataatAACAGCAATAGTtattattgatgatgataataataataataataataataataataataaataataaatagcattatatattattattattattattattattaatattgttgttgttgttgttgttgttgttgtttacaaATGTAGTTTTATACAATAAGTTTATTgtttagattttatatatatacattttagtttgagcataattttataataatccTGGTTATATTACAGCAGTAATAGATTTAATTAATAACAACatcaatgattattattattatttggagtTTTAGTTCATAAGAAAatctctcaaagctctgaaaatattaatatgaataattataattataataaaaacaataatatataatactATATAACCCTCCTTTAAGCTcagaaaatattattattattattaataataataataataataataaaaataatatataataacccTCCTCAAAGCTTAAagagtaatattattaataataataaaaacaataatatataatactATATAACCCTCCTCAAAGCtcagaaaatattaatattaattttaataatacaaataatatataactctcctcaaaactctgaaaatattgatattattattaataataataaaataatatataataacataTAAC is a genomic window of Garra rufa unplaced genomic scaffold, GarRuf1.0 hap1_unplaced_774, whole genome shotgun sequence containing:
- the LOC141317341 gene encoding receptor-type tyrosine-protein phosphatase mu-like, whose product is IFYKAVSSFDPEFNLSNQSGKVLKFSNETSHVFTGLYPGSTYSFTIRASTVKGYGPPAITQFTTKISPPRMPGYEQETPLNQTDSTVTVLLKPAQSRGAPVSLADGDEGDSLTDSGQLLMCVCAGDDNVCRFFIIQQIVASLGSYQTLCTDDLKSDHLTTFTYYSARIQSNAKTGLKVLRRISVRL